The following proteins are encoded in a genomic region of Micrococcaceae bacterium Sec5.8:
- a CDS encoding prolyl oligopeptidase family serine peptidase, with translation MTTAEAAPPPAPDRPTANAVEGSTSEPVDENIWLEEIYGEEQLAWVREQNARTEELLEDPEYTALENSILDVLDSTDRIAMVGKHGDWYYNFWKDRENPKGLWRRTSWTSYRGGSPEWDVLLDVDALAAAEGEEWVFHGASFLRPAAGEPHRRALLALSPDGGDANRYREFDVESRSFVDPAAGGFDLPTAKGNASWLDADTLLVASTAEGLPSTTSSYARTGVSLRRGGSLATAERLFDIPAEHMMALVAHDSTPGFERTFAVDWISFFEKTTSVLRDGEWVPIDVPADVNISSHRDWLLFRPQQDWTVGTATYPAGSLLAAGFEAFLAGSRDLSVLFTPDGHTSLQSWSWTRDFLLLNLLQDVSSEIRVLDPQQPGTDTAWASTVLDACPPLHDVNAFAVDDEDTASGSDDAPATGDTSPGAGNDFWLLATGFTTPSTLTRGTLKRAPGGAGVQSTHEVIRSSPSFFNEAAYEVQQHFAISEDGTRVPYFQVASRDLVLDGQNPTQLSGYGGFEISRTPAYSGAVGRAWLERRTEETAGHDGDAPHSRGGVYVVANIRGGGEYGPSWHRAALQEKRHRAYEDFAAVAADLISRGVTSRERLGCVGGSNGGLLVGNMLTRYPDLFGAVSCGVPLLDMRRYTKLSAGYSWIAEYGDPDDPGQWEFIKTFSPYHLLKDGVEYPETFIWTATSDDRVGPVQARKMAARMQAMGIPNVWFHEALEGGHAGASDNRQAAALQSRSQHFLWRALAGRGA, from the coding sequence CTGTAGAAGGCTCCACCTCCGAACCCGTCGACGAGAACATCTGGCTCGAGGAGATCTACGGCGAGGAACAGCTCGCCTGGGTCCGGGAACAAAACGCCCGCACCGAGGAGCTGTTAGAGGATCCGGAGTACACCGCCCTGGAAAACAGCATCCTCGACGTGCTCGATTCCACCGACCGGATCGCCATGGTGGGCAAGCACGGCGACTGGTACTACAACTTCTGGAAGGACCGCGAGAACCCCAAAGGCCTGTGGCGGCGGACCAGCTGGACCAGCTACCGGGGCGGGTCCCCGGAGTGGGACGTTCTGCTGGACGTGGATGCCCTGGCCGCGGCGGAGGGTGAGGAGTGGGTCTTCCACGGCGCCAGTTTCCTGCGCCCGGCCGCGGGGGAGCCGCACCGGCGTGCACTGCTGGCCTTGTCCCCCGACGGCGGCGACGCGAACCGGTACCGGGAGTTCGACGTCGAGTCCCGCAGCTTCGTGGACCCGGCGGCCGGCGGCTTTGACCTGCCCACAGCAAAGGGCAACGCCTCCTGGCTGGACGCGGACACCCTGCTGGTCGCCTCCACGGCCGAGGGGCTGCCCAGCACCACGTCCTCCTACGCCCGGACCGGCGTCTCGCTGCGCCGCGGCGGGTCCCTGGCCACGGCCGAGCGGCTGTTCGACATCCCGGCCGAACACATGATGGCGCTCGTGGCGCATGACTCCACACCGGGCTTCGAGCGGACCTTCGCCGTGGACTGGATCAGTTTCTTCGAAAAGACCACCTCCGTGCTGCGCGACGGGGAATGGGTGCCCATCGACGTACCGGCCGACGTGAACATCAGTTCGCACCGCGACTGGCTGCTGTTCCGGCCGCAGCAGGACTGGACCGTGGGCACCGCCACCTACCCGGCCGGCTCGCTGCTGGCCGCCGGGTTCGAAGCCTTCCTGGCCGGCAGCCGGGACCTGTCCGTGCTGTTCACTCCGGACGGGCACACCTCCCTCCAGTCCTGGAGTTGGACCAGGGACTTCCTGCTGCTGAACCTGCTTCAGGACGTCTCCTCGGAGATCCGGGTCCTCGATCCGCAGCAGCCCGGAACGGACACCGCTTGGGCGTCCACCGTGCTTGATGCCTGCCCGCCGCTGCATGACGTCAACGCGTTTGCCGTCGACGACGAGGACACCGCCAGCGGCTCGGACGACGCCCCTGCCACCGGGGACACGTCCCCCGGTGCGGGAAACGACTTCTGGCTCCTCGCGACCGGCTTCACCACGCCGAGCACCCTGACCCGCGGAACCCTGAAGCGCGCCCCGGGCGGCGCCGGCGTGCAGAGCACGCACGAGGTGATCCGGTCCTCACCCTCGTTCTTCAACGAGGCGGCCTATGAGGTCCAGCAGCACTTTGCCATCTCCGAGGACGGCACCCGGGTACCGTATTTCCAGGTGGCGTCCAGGGATCTGGTGCTGGACGGCCAGAACCCCACGCAACTCTCCGGCTACGGCGGCTTCGAGATCTCCCGGACCCCCGCCTACAGCGGCGCGGTGGGCCGGGCCTGGCTGGAACGCCGCACCGAGGAAACCGCCGGGCACGACGGGGACGCCCCGCATAGCCGGGGCGGGGTCTACGTGGTGGCCAACATCCGCGGCGGCGGGGAATACGGACCCTCCTGGCACCGCGCGGCTTTGCAGGAGAAGCGGCACCGGGCCTACGAGGACTTCGCCGCCGTGGCGGCGGATCTGATTTCCCGCGGCGTGACGTCCCGCGAGCGGCTCGGCTGTGTGGGAGGCTCCAACGGCGGCCTGCTGGTGGGGAACATGCTCACCCGGTATCCGGACCTTTTCGGCGCCGTGTCCTGCGGGGTCCCTCTGCTGGACATGCGCCGCTACACCAAACTGTCCGCCGGCTACTCCTGGATTGCCGAGTACGGCGACCCGGATGATCCCGGGCAGTGGGAGTTCATCAAGACGTTCTCCCCGTACCATCTGCTCAAGGACGGGGTGGAGTACCCGGAGACGTTTATCTGGACGGCCACGTCGGATGACCGGGTGGGACCGGTCCAGGCACGGAAGATGGCCGCGCGCATGCAGGCGATGGGCATCCCCAACGTCTGGTTCCACGAGGCGCTCGAAGGCGGCCACGCCGGAGCCTCGGACAACCGGCAGGCCGCGGCGCTGCAGAGCCGCAGCCAGCACTTCCTGTGGCGGGCGCTGGCCGGGCGCGGCGCCTGA